CTGAAGGAGCGCAATTACTCATGCACTGGCATTTAGCTGTTATTGCACTTCTAAAATGGTTTGTGTCCGTTATTCCATTTGATTAGTTACGATTATgctcaaacatgcaaacaacctccgcatgcttatcacctgattcaaataacATCGGGTGTCTGGGCATGCGAGTCTGCCCGTCatcgtctctgtccctcacaggaggaggaaATCACCGCTCccctatttttacatttcagcatGACATTTTCTCTTGAAGCCATGTCTTCAGGTTGTGTTGACTTGACTCCTTGCACGCAAGTTTTTATTAAACTCTACCTGTCATTATTTTCAAAGAACTTGTCTCATCTCTCGTCTGTTTTGGAGCCGGCAGCAGATTTTGCCTTGACAGCGTTACTGTGATGCACAgtagcttgtcgttacaatTTTGTACAGAGAATAATAAGACACAGCAGCAGAGATTGATGACTCTTTGCATTGTGCGACTCTCGCAATCATGAGTGGCACAGTAGCTGGTCAGACTTAGGCTTGCGTAAGGAAGTCacgtacagtatttgttttgcaGCTATCAGCTTAGCAAATAGGGAATTACACCGTGCAAAGGAAGAGGAGGCCACTAACCCAAACACCCACGCAAACACCCACCTCACCCGTGGTGCGAGCAACAATAACAAGAGAAAgtcatcacatactgtatggaaCACACTGTGCAACCTTATCGACTGCACCACACCGACCTCAAAACAAACGCCTACGCACGAACATACACGCAAAGTTACATCCTGGTATCCCTGGGTAACCTGCTGTACACCTTCCCAACACGCTGCAcaatatttagcgagtaatcacACCCCTGTAGATACTCTTTTTCTTCCaaaactagcgacaaatctagtgatTTTTTTCTGGTGTTATCGGACACTTTTGGAGATTGACAAACGTATCGCTCGTCAACGAGCAGCTGGACCTGCGATCGGCCcagaacgttttttttttgcttcctcCTTGCATGGTTAAAATGCTCCAAAACTCCATTTCTGCAGGAAAATTGCACTGCGCCATGCAgtatgtctcacacacacagcagtactgtgcaaaagtcttaggcAACCACTTGTTTGACTGGTTTAATGACACTTCACAAGAaattacagcaatccctcgttcatcacgattaactggttccagacctcaccgtgacaagtgaatttccgcaaagtaggattcctaattttgcatttagagcacagaaaccctgtttacgaccttctaaatccgttttttaaacattattagagccctctagacatagaataacacccctagagtcacctttacactcgtattaccctatatagtagacataatacgaggaaataagccatttaaaacatcaataagactcgtgtgtgttgctgtaaaagtcTTCCGGTGCTAGTGGGGCTGAGTGGGAGGCGGACAGCAAGTGAGTTGAGTGTTTTTCTTCGGGATTAcagtgcctgttgtgagctcattcaaacctgcaacattacagtaacatcactgacacctagtgaccagtgtagaataccaccacagcatctttgaatgcctcttctgaatgccttatattgtattttagttgactcagccatttttatgcttgaaaatgcttaatttaggccggGAAATGCAAAGCGCAGAGCGGCGAGGGattattacaaatataataactGTGGGTGAAGAGTTTGGCACAGTGTTGTACAGCCCGTAAGCACGTGTCTTCGTGTAAGAAGGGAAATGGAAAACAGTGCACCTCATCTGCAGGCAGGGTGGCTATGAGCAGGTCTGGGAGTGAGTCTCCCTGGAGGTCTGGGAGTAATACCGCCTGGGATTCGATGTTCTTCAGCAGGGCAGACCACAGGTTCTTCCCTGTGAAGGGAAAGAAAACTTCTCTAAGCCATTTTTCGTACAAAAGTATGGAACAAATGCCGTACAGGAAGGGAAAAAAGAAGAATGTGGAGTTCCTTCATTACAATTCCAACAGCTCATGGTAAGACTGGCGTGTTTTTTCTTAACCTGTGGTGCCATTTACAGCCATGATGATGGACTTCCCAATGAGGAGACACACAGGTGACGGCTGAGCGCTGAGCCGGAGGCCGCACTGGATGTACATGACCGACTCCCATGTGATTTTCCTCCACAGCACCTGGCCAGTGGCACCGGACAGGACCACGGCGCTGTGAACTGGTATGACGACACCTCGGGTCATTAATGAGAAGGACACGGGTCAAAACGTATCAGGATTCAGCCTACTTTTGTTTCCTTGAGTGAGATGCGTGTCATTGGTCCACTCTGTGACACTGAGTAGCACATCATCCACTGAGTCACCATCCACATCCCACAATGCCAGGGCAGGTGGAGTCACACCTGGATGAAAACATGACTCTAGACCAATATAGCAGCTCTTCAGCTCATGCAATAGTAACACACACTTAAGTATTTTCTTACCTGCTGCATCTCCCAGTGCTCTCTCCCACTGTGGCCTCTTTACCAGCGCTCCCTTCTGACAAGGAATCAGAAAAGCACAAAGCAGCACCAGCATCATGGCGCACACCAGAGGCACCAGGAAAAAGGAAGCCCGCATGgcattcttcctcctcctcctcttcacttCCTCATCCGTGCCATGTACCCTCAGTCCAGATCCTCCTGGTTGCCCTCTGTCGTCCCTCGATGGGCTCCAGTACTGCCCGCCTTTCACGTCGCCTCTGTCGTGTTGGGATTTGCTGGAGGGCCGCTCTCTCCATTCGTCCTCGTCCTCCTGCGCCTCATCTTCGGCCGCCACGAGTCGCCCGGTGCGCCCTCCCCTCAGCTTCGTGGAGCCGCCGCCGAGGCGGGTGTCCCGGCCCAGACCGTTACGAGGGTAATTGAGGACGAGGTCGTCCTCTTCGCTTTCGTCCTCGCTGTCGGCTTGGGTGAGCGGGTCATACTCCCCCAgctcagagcttttcttccctgcacacacacacatgctgctgGTGAGGAGGCCAAGAAGGCGCATGCCATATTTTGAGTTACTGTGAGTGTTCTGTCCTCTCCACGTCTCCCCACACATTTTCACaagtcacagtttcaaaatgttacattttgtaatcttttaaaatgtgcttctATATTCAAAATTCTTCAAGAAACTCTtaactttgtaaataaatactcCTCAAGCTAATGTTTACATAAGTCAATCACACCGATTGCTTGATTCCCAATTAGCACTGATAGGTCTGTCAGAGATGCTATATTTAAAATGATGCTCACTCGGGTGATCGTATTGTGctagtgggggtggggggtgcattAGCTAGCAGCCTGCTAGCAGGCAGCAGACAGGCTTACAATTAGACAAATTAGCGAGCGTTTCCACGCATATAAAATGCACGTTTCTACGTATTTAATATGTAGCATCCTTTCAgataacatgctaacacatCCACTGTGCGCATCTACGAACGATTCATCATGAAGGCTTGATAAGCACGTAAGAATGTGAGATGCTACAGTTTCATCACATTGTCTTTCAATGCCATTGCCCCTATCTCTTTTTTTCACAGTGGATATTTTTGCGTCGAATTTTACCTGGTAGTTTGAGGGCGCGGGACAAGGCTGCTGCCATTTCTCTTGTAAACGACTCAGCGAGACAGCGGTGATGTGCTTGTTCTAGTCGGGTACCGACCCTGCTTGACTCTGTGTATGGCCTGGTGCATTATGGGAGTTGTTGTTTGTTACGTACATGCGTCTGCTGCCCATTCTCCCGCAGGGGTTTTGAGTAGACTAGGGATGctactgccctctgctggtgagATATAGAGCCCCCACGTGGATAATTAAGCGCACTAGTTTGTTGCAATGTTCTTTTAGCCTTTTTCACCGCTTATTCACTCATTTTGCTGCACGTAGCAAGTTACTAAATATTACTTTTGACAGTTTAAGGGGCCAGGGAAGATCCTATTCCTGCGAAGCATCTCGCAAAGTAGGCGAGTCACTTCAGCGGGCGGACCTATCCCCTTTCAAAAATTCTTCTCGCATTTTGTACGAGGACACGGGCGTCACCCCGAGTCGTTATTTTCCTTACTCATCAGTTTAAGGCATACTGACTGGAGCGTCGAGAGCGTATATGGCAACCGCGAGTGCACCTTCTCAGTCAGAGGTGTAAAATGTGACAATCACGGCACACTGCAACAAAATATTGTGGAAGGATGTCTATTCAACAAAATAGCGTTTAATGTCCCAAACTACTTTATAAATTATGTTTTATCGCCATGTGATTAGTTAAGTGAATAAATCGTGCCTTACGAAAGTATGCGCAAAGGCTCATGGGTAGCAGGTCACCGAAACGATTCAAGAACAACGGATTTTACTTTGCTTATGTATTAACCTTGTATATTTTCAGCAcagtttcactgtatttttgagGTAACTATTAAACACTTGTCAACCAAGAACCATTTTTTCCCATACCAAATTACCAGAACGTCTTAATAGGTCGCATTATTTGGACCAACAGGGCGTCCGTAGTGTGGTCAAACACGCATGCGCAGTGagggagaaacggagaaaatgGAAGACGTCTCTTTGGATGAAGTAATACGGCAACGCGGAATTAACGTTAAGGTGCCTGCTAAACGGTAATACGATTGCTACATTACTATACAAGTTATTGTTCGACAGTTGTAGACATACATGTTGTAATAACGTATTAACTGAATAATGAGGCGATGTTGGGAGCTTGCTGGTGAATGGGAGCAAATGTTGGCTATTTGGATCCTGCAGCGCCAACTTATTAGCATTAGCTTAATGTTAGGCCTTCACAATCGTATGTGTTATTCAGTTCCGAATAAAATTCGTTTACTCTTCCAGTAAAACTCGATATACTTTGGAAGTTGCAACTATTTTAATTACGGCAAATATAGCACGTCGTTTGGAAGTGTTAACCGGTAGGTTGCACGTTTTGTCGTGCCTTTTACTGGCTAATTTTAGCAGCTAGCTCTCGCAGAACTTCGCCTGGTTGTCTGTGCGCAGTCGGGGCTGGCGTTGAATGAAATGATGCAGCAATTTGCTTAAAATATTACCAAAGTAGATTACACTATGAGATGAATTCGAGAACGTCGACAATGAAGTTTGTATAGTTAGCTGGCACATAACTGGCTAACTTTGTATTAACTCATATGTTCATACTGCTAGAATTTTAACACCACTGCCGACATTTTTTAGATTTAACCGTCTGTATGCAATTGTTGTATTTTGGATATTACTTGGTTTACTTATTTCTTTGGTTCCCTGTGTAACTCTTCTGACTTAAACTCAGAACCATGTTTGGACGGGGTGCAGGAGGAATTGGCAAGACTTTCGATGCCCGTCAAAGAATTGGCAATAACGATGCCCGACAGAGACTTGGTGGAGGAACAGGTACGAATGTCAGTCGGTGTATCCATACGCCATTTTCATGATCTGCGACGTTTGTATAGTGAAGCATATGTGATTACATGCACACATTCATCTGATTACTGCCATTGTACTTTGCATGTTTTTACGTATCTTAGTAACTCGGTCGTCCCTCCGGGTCGCTAGGGGGCGATAAGGTTCCTTTCAGCTTGTTTAGCTGTGGCTTTGTCAACGAGAAACCTGGCTGCCGCATTGTTGTTGGTAGTTAACTGGTGCAAGCCAAATGGGTAACTTTACAGGGACTACTAAAAAACTACTACTAAAAGGGACTACTACTAAAAATGTAAAGATCTATTATTCCCTATATAGCAGAGATGTAGAAAGTGTGGCCCACAGTTGTTTTTAATGGCCCTCGgcaaaacccagcaaaaatggaagaaaagagcagtaattttacgagaataaggtcaaaGAATTAGGAGTATAAAATTATCAAATTAAGACAGAAAGCTGgttatatgaggaaaaaagtagtTATTTTACAACCATaaacccataatattatgggtgGGGGGGactattttagaagcataaatttgaaatttagaaggttattttttaaaagattcAAACTCATAAATGAATGtgcaattaggttgggggaaaacagttctaatattatgaggataaagtatgaattcatattatgaggaaaaaagattcatgagaataatgttgaaatatttgtgagCCAAAAAGTGTCATGTAAGGAGAAAGACTTCATATTTccaatatgctttgtcacctacaacacacagcttcagatggaggctgtttttcattttaaatatattcaacttcttagcatatctacattggttggtttgcaaaatatcaagtatcaaagtggcccctccaTTCTCAGGTTTCTCAGAATGCTACCCTTGGTGGGGAAAAATTTGGGCTTCCCTGCCAAATAGTAATagttgtcctgtgtgtgtttacatgttgtgctgtcatttttgtcttttgtacTGTGATTGTAGTTATTGTTCTGTCTAGTGAACCCTCCTGTTCATTTCACTGGGTCACAAGCTCACGCAAGTTCAATTTTGGTTATGCTTGCCCAATTAAAGAGCTGCCTTCATTTAAAGAAGCTAAAGTGCTTCTCATCTCCCCACGGTGCGTGGGCCACATTTACACTAAACGGTGATGTCAAGTAGGGGCTGCGAGCTTGAGACCTCTGCTTTACACAGCACTGTGTGATGTTCTGCATTGTGACTTTACTGTCTTCTGTCAGGTTTTCCAGTGAAAGATGCCAGAGAAATGCTGGCTCAGAAAGACGCTCGCTTTAAAATCCGCGGCAGGGGAGGCGCAGGAGGGGTCCAGGACGCTCGTCAGATGATCAACTCGCGTAAACAAGGCCAGAGCGTGTTTACGGTCCCTTTACAGATGACTCAAAAGACAGCAGTGACCCAGCAACTCCAGAGCCACACACTTGTGCCGCAGATCAAGATCCAAGCTAACAACAACTTTGCAGGTGTGAACGCAAGGCTGTTTGCGTCAAACATCCATGGACTGAGCGGGAGAGATGGCGCAGTGAGCCATCTTAACAACAGAGTGACAGACGCTCGTGATAGGCTGAGCCTGAAGAGGAGCATTAGTGGGACGCAAGCCCAGGCATCAGCTATGTTGCCTCTTAAAATAACCAAGACCATCCAGGTGAGAAGAAAACACACTGGACAGCAATTTcatgtaaatattatttttttttaaataatcatgTTAAATGAAAGAACTAAAAATAAgtgtccaacttttttttgcagcaaaATCCTGGTGGAGTTCTTGGTAGAATGCGTGTCCCCTCACAGGTTGATTTTCTTttgtacaatgttttttttttttttttttttttttaagtatttattgAGGCAATTTTCCATATTTTATCAGTGGAGTGTCTTTCAAAAGCTTTATTTTGTCTCCCACAGCCTGTCTCAAATGATCAGGATTGCACCCCTAGTAAACAACTCAAATTGACTACTTCTAACAATATGCTCCAATCACGGGTAAGAGTTGCAGAGCTAGGTCAAAGTTAGGACTCACCTTGTCATGaggtgtgtgaatgtgaaaatgtgtgaaTGTTTTTACATGCACTCTACAgtttccctcgtttatcgcaattaattggttccagaccaggtCGTGCTAAGTCattttccgtgaagtaggagtcctttttaaaaaaaaaaaaaaaaaagtgaatatttttgtagttagagcatagaaaacctgtttacaaccttctaaatgttttttttaacattagattcTAGACTCTAATATAGGacaccatccattttctataccgcttctcctctttagggtcgcgggggcatgctggagcctatcccagctgacttcgggcgacaggcggggtacaccctggactggtcgccagccaatcacagggcacatatagacaaacaaccattcacactcacattcctacctatggacaatttagagtcgccaattaacctcacataacagaaaataatcgaataagacttgtgcttgtggtgtttctgtaaatgtgttccggtgctaggggagatgAGTGAGGGGCGggtaggaagtgacgtcgggggttcagagttattattagttattgttcctgttgagatcattcaaacctgcaataaaagcctgttgctgtcactgaacattacagtaacatgactgacagccagtgaccaatgtagaacactacacatcatcacggtgtctttgaatgccttttctgaatcgcttatatttgcatttgtttattttgccatttttgtgcttaaaTTCTTAATTTGCTTAAGTATGAATAATTTTGGCTAATAATAAgccttattcaaccacaaaatgtcatgatttatttgtgaatatatgtttgaaaaactgataAGTTAAatctgcaaaatttgaagtggCAAGGGTTTACTGTATCTTGAAACAGACACATGTGTATTCACATTACATCTCACACACATTTAAACTTGGTTTCCATGCTTGTTTCACAGGATGGTACAGCAGTTTCCCCATTTTCCATGTCAGGCCCGATAACCAAGGTGGTTAAAAATGATGCCTACTCAGCCCCTCGCCCTCCCGTCCCAGTTGCTCCCACCCGGCCCACCACTGGCGCAGCCGCCCCTCGGCCCTCCGCCGGAGCCTTGAGGCCCGTTTCTCGGGCTCTCCAGCAAAGCTCAGCCGAGCCCAGCGCGGCACCTGCAGCCCCTCAGGTAAACACCCCTGTTCCTGCATCACAGGCGGGCAAAAGCCAGACGATTCTTTGATTACTTTTCAAAGATGGCGTGTAGGGATGTTCATTACTTTGGCTGATATTGACATAAAAGTGAGATCagtatcagatttttttgtcgATAAAGATATCACGAACGTATACGATATTGTACATGTTCTACTGCTATTTTTATAATTGGCAAATAAGCCTTACCAGCTCGGTTTGTTTCTGGCAGCCGTTTAAATTGCACATTGTATATTTCTAGCCTGTTTTCAGTCCTTTGGAGGGAACAAAAATAACCGTGAATAACTTGCATCCCCGTGTGACTGAGGAAGACATTGTGGTGAGTAGCGCACACTAACCCTTGTGTTTGATATTCGGGTGGTGTTCTCAGCACTGTTGTACATCTGGTGACTCATTTGTCGTCTCAGGAGCTGTTCTGTGTGTGCGGTGCCTTGAAGCGAGCACGCCTGGTGAAGGTAGGCGTCGCTGAAGTGGTGTTTGTCCGCAAAGAGGATGCTGTGAGCGCATACAGGAAGTATAACAACCGCTGCTTGGACGGTGAGTGTTGGTAGCAAGCATGTGGTTTTGTTAAGGATAACCCGTtttggtggggtgggggggtggggccCTGAGACGACTGTTCCattgttgcttttgtgtgtcTTGTCCACACACAGGTCAGCCCATGAAGTGTAACCTTCATATTCAGGGAAATGTCATCACTTCTGATCAGCCCATTCTCTTGTAAGTAAGCGAAATTACCTTTATTCTTTAGTTTGCAAATATTACTcacagcagtggtcaccaacctttttgaaaccAAGATCCCACCTTTTTgctaacggggggggggggcatgaaaGGTATGCCCACAGCGTCAATAAAAATGATACGCACATGCATCACtgtcaattatgcaaatgagatgaTGACGGTATGTCGGCAATCCTACGTGACACAGCGCATACGGTTTTTGTGATCAGCTTGAACGGCGTTTATCGGCCGATGccgatcatgtgttttttatggaaatTGGCTGATCGATCGGGGCATCCCTACTTTTTAgatctgttatttttttaattttgctttaactcaaagttggatttgacaaactgtacctgtagattgggactaatcaaatatcatgacatcgcTACCATTGacacaacataaaaatatagcggcagctcagaagtacaaactgtGGCTCCAAACCTTGATCTTCAACAATGATGAAGGGCTGGTCATCCGGCGCCATTTTTGCCCTCGGAttgtctctggcaaactttttttttttttttttttttttttgcacttttcaaacaccgtggcgataggaacaagccccaaGTCCCGGGCGTCGTAGCGATGCTAGCGTTTCTGGTGGCTGTTCAGGTTCGATGTGTTTGTGGGATGTTTGCATAGCATTTGGGAAAATGGCTTCCTCTGAAACACGATCAACACCATGTTTGTTCAAAAGTGAGCTCGAGGGAAGTTATGACACAagaaaggagcgcttgatttgctcacactaacccacctacagcacaggaTGCGTAACCTTACCTCATTggcgctttttaaaaaaatatataattttattggTTATccagcttttgtttttttttttttttttgtaatccgATTTTTCTGATTGTCATAATTCCTGAAATCGGTCTGATAATGGCATTAATagatatattgtgtgtgtgtatggatgtatatgtgtatatatgtatatgtatatgtgtatatatacatatgtatgtatatgtgtgtgtgtgtgtgtatatatatataatttatttttttaataatttttttttttttacactaataggccatattcaaccacaaaacaggatttattaatatattttatattattattttaaactgtgagagtgaagccacgaaattcgaacTGCACAatagtgagggattactgtagttggATCTTGAAGGTATTTCTTTCAAAACAATggcttcagtgtttttttctttgtattttttttttaaatgaccacTGACTTGCCCTGGCACAGGTGTTGTAATTGTAAGGAAATGTGACATGAAAAGTTCTGCTTTGTGCTTCAGGCGGCTCAGTGACACCCCAGGTGCAGGCAGCGGGGCAAAGAAGGATGGCCTTCCTCCCTCCTTGTCCCGTTCCGCCAGTCAGCGAACGTCTCAGCCAACTCCTGAGGTCGACCCCCAGACCATCCTTAAAGCTCTATTCAAGTCCACGGCGCAGTCCACCTCCACCACCGAGCCCGCCAGCTCACAGGCCACCGCCTTCCGCATCAAAATCTAAGTTGTCTTGTACCAGTCAGTTGTGCTTCAGCGTATTACTGCATCCTCCCTGATTTTCATCTCGCCAGTGCTCGCGCCACGCGCTCATTGGAAACTGATTTTACATATTCAACATTTATACTCTGAGAGTGAAATTACGTGGATATGCAATATCCTGTTTTGGTTGTCGTGCTGTCACTCATTGAATGTTAGTTTGCAAAATGGACCAgtagaaacaaactaaaatgttttgtttttctgcaaGCCACCTAATTTGGTTGTGTTCAGTGTTTTTAATACGATAGATTGGCAACACGGGTGTGTTTATGCTGTCTGTAACTCATTAAAGGGATTTGGAGGTGTGGAGGTCATAGGTAAATACACAATAATGCTACAAGAAATGTAGGATTTGCATTTCTAGGAGTCTTTCAACAGGGATGAATGAAATCACCAGACGGATGGTCTGAATCCTAAATTTACTGTTTATGTAAACCAGTTACCAGACAGTCATGATGTTATTTTAATTGTTGATTGTGTGGCATTCATTATCTTGATAGTGACTGGCTTGAATTAGTTCTCTCCTTTGTCATATATTACTCAACTTCTGTTTTATACTGTAAATTACTTTTTGTTCCTTTGATTTGTCAGAACACACTAGAGAGGTCAGATGTGCCCTTCAAATGTCATCATTAAAATTTAGCTTTGTAGAAGTTGTCCAAGGCTTATTTTTCTCCGGAAATGATATAAAACCGGCTGGTGAAAACGGTAACAGCTCTGATTAAAAAAGGAGCGTTATGAGTGTGCATGCCCGGTGTAAGAAATGGTAGGGCTGTcgaatgattacatttttcaatcaaaattaatcatgatgaatcacAATTTGTAACTGTGAAATATGctcatttttactttaatttatGAACAGAAATAATGAGAGGACATGAAATGTATCTATTAACACCTTCAAATGaactaaacattttaatcaagctGG
This genomic interval from Dunckerocampus dactyliophorus isolate RoL2022-P2 chromosome 18, RoL_Ddac_1.1, whole genome shotgun sequence contains the following:
- the poldip3 gene encoding polymerase delta-interacting protein 3; this encodes MEDVSLDEVIRQRGINVKVPAKRTMFGRGAGGIGKTFDARQRIGNNDARQRLGGGTGFPVKDAREMLAQKDARFKIRGRGGAGGVQDARQMINSRKQGQSVFTVPLQMTQKTAVTQQLQSHTLVPQIKIQANNNFAGVNARLFASNIHGLSGRDGAVSHLNNRVTDARDRLSLKRSISGTQAQASAMLPLKITKTIQQNPGGVLGRMRVPSQPVSNDQDCTPSKQLKLTTSNNMLQSRDGTAVSPFSMSGPITKVVKNDAYSAPRPPVPVAPTRPTTGAAAPRPSAGALRPVSRALQQSSAEPSAAPAAPQPVFSPLEGTKITVNNLHPRVTEEDIVELFCVCGALKRARLVKVGVAEVVFVRKEDAVSAYRKYNNRCLDGQPMKCNLHIQGNVITSDQPILLRLSDTPGAGSGAKKDGLPPSLSRSASQRTSQPTPEVDPQTILKALFKSTAQSTSTTEPASSQATAFRIKI